Proteins from one Malania oleifera isolate guangnan ecotype guangnan chromosome 4, ASM2987363v1, whole genome shotgun sequence genomic window:
- the LOC131152822 gene encoding germin-like protein subfamily 1 member 13 has product MGCVYHHGFLIPLLLVALAFSVASAGDPAPLQDFCVAASTTKDAVMVNGKICKDPKLVVPEDFSVSGFHKRGNTSNPLGSMITTFNVDYLPGLNTLGLSMARVDYGPGGVNPPHLHPRASEMLVVVEGTLYAGFVTTNSDSRLFSKILHKGDAFVFPVGLIHFQINIGRTPAVAFVGFGSQKAGVTTVANRIFSSQPPIMADVLSTAFQMDKEMVEHLQGISWFENAAG; this is encoded by the exons ATGGGGTGTGTTTATCATCATGGCTTCCTAATTCCATTACTACTTGTGGCTTTGGCTTTCTCAGTTGCCTCTGCCGGTGATCCAGCCCCTCTTCAAGATTTCTGTGTTGCTGCCTCTACCACCAAGGAtgctg TGATGGTGAACGGTAAGATCTGCAAAGACCCAAAACTAGTTGTGCCCGAAGACTTCTCCGTTTCCGGGTTCCATAAACGCGGAAACACTTCCAACCCGCTGGGCTCGATGATCACCACGTTCAATGTGGACTACCTCCCGGGGCTCAACACCCTGGGTTTATCCATGGCCAGGGTGGACTACGGTCCGGGAGGGGTGAACCCTCCCCACCTCCACCCGCGCGCGTCCGAGATGCTGGTGGTGGTTGAGGGCACCCTCTACGCCGGCTTCGTCACCACCAACTCCGACTCCCGCCTCTTCTCCAAAATCCTCCACAAGGGCGACGCCTTCGTCTTCCCCGTTGGCCTCATCCACTTCCAGATCAACATCGGCAGGACTCCCGCCGTGGCTTTTGTCGGCTTTGGCAGCCAGAAGGCCGGCGTCACTACCGTGGCCAACCGAATCTTCTCGTCGCAGCCGCCGATCATGGCCGACGTCCTCTCCACggccttccaaatggacaaggagATGGTGGAACACCTTCAAGGAATCTCCTGGTTCGAGAACGCCGCCGGTTAA